Proteins encoded together in one Campylobacter concisus window:
- the rpmA gene encoding 50S ribosomal protein L27: MAHKKGQGSTQNNRDSIGRRLGVKKFGGEFVRAGNIIIRQRGTATHAGNNVGLGKDHTIFALVDGFVKFERLDKNRKKVSVYPAA; this comes from the coding sequence ATGGCACACAAAAAAGGTCAGGGTTCAACCCAAAATAACCGTGATAGTATTGGACGCCGATTAGGTGTTAAGAAATTTGGTGGTGAGTTCGTTCGTGCTGGAAATATAATCATCCGCCAAAGAGGAACAGCAACTCACGCTGGAAATAACGTAGGTCTTGGCAAAGATCACACAATTTTTGCATTAGTCGATGGCTTTGTAAAATTTGAAAGACTTGATAAAAACAGAAAAAAAGTATCTGTTTATCCAGCTGCATAA
- a CDS encoding glycosyltransferase family 4 protein encodes MKLFYIYPEQIPQGNAREIAILNTFFELSNICDAKLVLPQAPLNLNEVNEKFSLKLKANDILFVRKRILFLKSNKIFNFFLKKIINNDSNKDAIFYTRHLKIAKFLLENKIPDQKVVFEAHECFTLGNKALYDMEKEILKNSDFVFSHNSSTLNELRKFFGLQIAKSAVVYNGCKQDYDFKKKDFDFSSINYYGSFLLWKGLDLMLDFALKTRIKLELYGKNSGNSFINLKNTLKERKIEDLVCFEGVLPQNEVVKSLIENNTILIIPSVKSAYSLYSTPLKLFEYMANSNVVLAPNFPPVAEIVKDGKNGFLYEAGDEKSLEEKFNYIKTLSNDELNKISKNAYESISENTWKNRARKIIKELEKIN; translated from the coding sequence ATGAAACTATTTTACATATATCCAGAACAAATTCCGCAAGGCAATGCAAGAGAGATAGCAATTCTAAATACATTTTTTGAGCTTAGCAATATCTGTGATGCTAAGTTAGTCTTACCACAAGCCCCTTTAAATTTAAATGAGGTAAATGAGAAATTTTCTTTAAAATTAAAAGCTAATGACATATTGTTTGTAAGAAAAAGGATTTTATTTTTAAAAAGTAATAAAATTTTTAACTTTTTTCTAAAAAAAATAATAAATAACGACTCAAATAAAGATGCAATATTTTACACAAGGCATTTAAAGATAGCTAAATTTTTACTAGAAAATAAAATACCCGATCAAAAGGTTGTATTTGAAGCGCATGAGTGTTTTACTTTGGGCAACAAAGCACTTTATGATATGGAAAAAGAGATACTAAAAAATTCTGATTTTGTCTTTTCGCATAATAGCAGTACACTAAATGAGCTTAGAAAATTTTTTGGCTTACAAATAGCAAAATCGGCAGTTGTTTATAACGGTTGCAAGCAAGATTATGATTTTAAGAAGAAAGATTTTGATTTTTCAAGTATAAACTATTATGGCTCATTCTTGTTATGGAAAGGCCTTGATTTGATGCTGGATTTTGCTTTAAAAACTAGGATAAAACTCGAGCTGTATGGTAAGAATAGTGGAAATAGTTTTATAAATTTAAAAAATACTCTTAAAGAAAGAAAGATCGAAGATCTAGTATGCTTTGAAGGGGTGTTGCCTCAAAATGAGGTTGTAAAAAGCCTCATTGAAAACAATACAATTTTGATAATACCTAGTGTAAAAAGTGCTTATTCTCTTTATAGTACTCCACTAAAGCTTTTTGAGTATATGGCAAACTCAAACGTTGTCTTAGCTCCAAATTTTCCGCCAGTTGCTGAAATAGTAAAAGATGGCAAAAATGGTTTCTTGTATGAAGCAGGAGATGAAAAAAGTTTAGAAGAAAAATTTAACTATATAAAGACATTAAGTAATGATGAGCTAAATAAAATTTCAAAAAATGCTTATGAAAGTATAAGTGAAAATACTTGGAAAAATAGAGCTAGAAAAATAATCAAAGAATTAGAAAAGATAAATTAA
- a CDS encoding O-antigen ligase family protein — protein MIIRNKPKLIIFLKRAILFFLSLFLIGQYNEHITAVKNLGIYLALFSTMILFIINTKNTLENIKNNIKNNKTILLLFILLNLYVFGISIFPYDTTQNSFFSAFSEFKRAFVFIFIILLWHDGSYKNSKWLFFAMVVALSLDNLHFFVKGIEEYTLLNLQDPQLVRQPIDRFYSSFFDNLFIFSLISLFYIKNNFYKFFITIFNIIIGLIFILLTGARGSWLALALSLVVMLILISKKEKIDLFNKKVIIICSILLVASACIYYNSTLLQFKISQGFYTSGRVDILTKRLPLLFSSDRAYIGIGFGGKQYTKFLNDKNINNDDLGPTGIGADGTKYPHHDEPVFIGQYYHYGVVGTAFFVALVFYMLFVSFKRYLSNNKFYIAIFGSILCTYIFRGLFETIYFTHLYVMLGLFIVFCAKTRSDL, from the coding sequence ATGATAATTCGAAATAAGCCAAAATTAATAATATTTTTAAAAAGAGCTATTTTATTTTTCTTATCTCTTTTTTTGATAGGTCAATATAACGAACATATTACTGCTGTGAAGAATTTAGGTATATATTTGGCTCTATTTTCAACTATGATTCTTTTTATTATTAATACTAAAAATACATTAGAAAATATAAAAAATAATATAAAAAACAATAAAACTATATTGCTGCTTTTTATTTTGCTAAATTTATATGTTTTTGGAATATCAATTTTTCCTTATGACACTACCCAGAATTCATTTTTTTCAGCATTTAGTGAATTTAAACGAGCTTTTGTATTTATTTTTATTATTCTCCTTTGGCATGATGGTAGTTATAAAAATTCAAAATGGTTGTTTTTTGCCATGGTTGTAGCTTTAAGTTTAGACAATTTACATTTTTTTGTAAAAGGAATAGAAGAATATACTCTCTTAAATTTACAAGACCCGCAGCTGGTTCGGCAGCCTATAGACAGATTTTATTCAAGTTTCTTTGATAATTTATTCATTTTTTCTTTGATATCACTATTTTATATAAAAAATAATTTTTATAAATTTTTTATTACTATTTTTAATATCATCATTGGCTTAATTTTTATTTTACTTACAGGAGCAAGAGGTTCATGGCTTGCACTTGCTTTGAGCTTAGTAGTTATGTTGATTTTAATATCTAAGAAGGAAAAAATTGATCTTTTTAATAAAAAAGTTATAATAATTTGCTCAATTTTACTTGTTGCCTCTGCTTGCATCTACTATAACTCCACGCTTTTGCAATTTAAGATTTCACAAGGATTTTATACTTCTGGTAGAGTAGATATTTTAACAAAAAGATTACCGCTTCTTTTTAGCTCTGATAGAGCTTATATAGGCATAGGTTTTGGTGGTAAGCAATATACTAAATTTTTAAATGATAAAAATATTAACAATGACGACCTTGGCCCAACTGGTATAGGTGCTGACGGAACCAAGTACCCACATCATGACGAGCCAGTATTTATTGGTCAGTATTATCATTACGGTGTAGTAGGTACTGCTTTTTTTGTTGCGCTTGTTTTTTATATGCTTTTTGTTTCCTTTAAAAGGTATTTGTCAAACAACAAATTTTATATAGCAATATTTGGAAGCATACTTTGCACTTATATATTTAGAGGACTATTTGAGACCATATACTTTACTCATCTTTATGTAATGCTTGGTCTTTTTATAGTGTTTTGTGCAAAGACAAGGAGTGATTTATGA
- a CDS encoding glycosyltransferase family 4 protein, producing the protein MKNFEGLPNAKIYKVIKNGVDIDKFKKINFKKDKKIIIGFVGRIVSQKNVEYMIELAREFKNLPKYNFKIIGEIIKRKDNYEYYKSLVKKIKEYNLNNIEFLDNISPDKVHAAYNDFDFTIIPLNDKESFCMVGIEAMSCESFVIARAGGGSKEYMLDGENCKLFEFENFAKNIKGYILNLKDSDKLKIITNARKMCEENFSWDKITDDVQKIYEEVLNDNSK; encoded by the coding sequence ATGGTGTAGATATAGATAAATTTAAAAAAATAAATTTTAAAAAAGATAAAAAAATTATTATTGGTTTTGTGGGAAGAATAGTTAGCCAAAAAAATGTTGAATATATGATCGAACTAGCAAGAGAATTTAAAAATTTACCTAAGTACAATTTTAAAATAATAGGTGAAATAATTAAAAGAAAAGATAATTATGAATACTACAAAAGTCTTGTTAAAAAGATAAAAGAATACAATCTAAACAATATAGAATTTCTTGACAATATCTCACCAGATAAAGTTCACGCCGCATATAATGACTTTGACTTTACAATCATCCCTTTAAATGACAAAGAGTCGTTTTGTATGGTTGGCATAGAGGCCATGAGCTGTGAGAGTTTTGTTATAGCAAGAGCAGGTGGTGGTAGTAAAGAGTATATGCTGGATGGTGAAAATTGTAAGCTTTTTGAGTTTGAGAATTTTGCTAAAAATATAAAGGGGTATATTTTAAATTTAAAGGATTCGGATAAATTAAAAATTATTACAAACGCTAGAAAAATGTGTGAAGAGAATTTTTCCTGGGATAAAATTACTGATGATGTACAAAAAATTTATGAAGAAGTTTTAAATGATAATTCGAAATAA